Within Hypomesus transpacificus isolate Combined female unplaced genomic scaffold, fHypTra1 scaffold_243, whole genome shotgun sequence, the genomic segment attctcactcacagacacactgctTGTTAAAAACAAACTCTTCTTACCAAGGTGATGACTTATCTGGCATTGGTGCAGCCTTCTGACCGTGACTAACTGATAAAAGGATAATCGAATAACTAATGGCTAATTAGGGAGCAATTACGTGCTGTTAAATGGCCCTGTGCAGTGTATTAATTCTGTTTCTATCTGGCAGGGGGCTACTCTCATAAGGTTTCTCATTAAATGCCCCTAATTGAAATGGGCACCCTCATCAAGTAGCTTACATGTGTCTGTCGAACGTAATGTGCCTCTATATGTAATTGCAGACATCACATTGCCTGGTATCTACTAGTCATTGCATATAGATCAATCAGCCAGACAGGTTATGAAATTGAAAATGAGACTCATTTTCACTCCCAGTCCCTTTGACATCCCATGAGTATTTTTCAATATGAACAAAGAGACCCTGCCATCATTTTGATCCCAAGGGGCCATATTGGGACTGACAACATACGAGAAATTGTATTATACCAAGAAAACCTGTTTTGAGATTCAGCATGATAAGTTCACAGTTTTGAAAATGACTATCATGAAATATCCCACTAAATAATCCATGATACACAACAAATAAACCTATTGATGAGTCACCATGAGCACCATGAATTGTACACTTCTTGTCCTTGATTATCTGTTGCATTTACTGTAAGtgctttagataaaagtgtctgcagaATGAATACCTCTAAATTAGTACTTAGCAATATTTGATATGTTCCTGTACAGCTAAATGATGCTCTCAGTGAACAGCAAGACTTTGCTATGTGGTCCTTACCAACACTCAGATATCTACATCATGCTTTCAACGGGTTTGACGGCTAGCACAAAATGTATGGAGACAAAAGGGAAATTCTTTATGGAGTTAATTGAATTCCAAGCATAGGATTCCAAAGTAGCTTACTCAGGATTTAGGCTTCTCATGCTCAAATGCTTTGGCCTTCTTATCCAGCGAGCCGCGACTCAACATTATTTGAGGATGCATACTTCAAAATGGGAAAACTCCTCGGGtcattctctttccctcttctcaaAACATCTTCCAGGAGATGTAATCTAGAATATTTACCTGCATGTGTGTTGAGGTAGTGCAAATGATATGCTATTGTGAAATCATTTACTTATGTGATGACAGGTGCTTTCAAACTAATTCTTACTTAACTGACCATATCATTTCTCTGTGGTATGAAATCAGAAAGGGAAAGACAGCTAGGCACTTATTTACTTCTAGACCTGTGTATGCTGAAGGAACGCTGGTATTATATGACACATCCTCTTCCCATTTACAACCACAGTACCAGAGGGAAGTATTAGGAATCCTGACAATCACTCAGTAAAACCTACTGTCTGATCACTGTTTTGGTTTGATTGACATAAAAACAAGAGATAACAAAGGAACACAATGATAgtgttgcaaaaaaaaaaacacaaaaaaacgatCTGAAGACTAAATTGTGTTATTCATGTTCCTCGAGGCAATAATGAAACATTCACCTGTCATCTCTGTACAATCTGGATCTACTTTCACTGTCTTAGAATGACACTGAACAGTGTTGACATCACAAAGATGAGCAATTCGGCTGGAAAAGCAATGGAATCCTCCACATAAACACTATCCATGTAATTCACTTGAACAGTCCTCATACAAAACTGATTGGCTGTGCAAATCACTGCGAGCTGCCAGGTGTCTTGTAGGCAGTTGGCAGCAGTTTGGGGAACATTATTGTCACATCTGGCAGTGTTTAGGAACCTACCAACTGGGAAAGTGATTCTCAGAGTTGAACCTCCCATAGTTGATCTCTGTCAACCGTACAGCTTCATTACAGCCTGTCACTGGTTAAAGCCTCAGCAAAGGATCTCTCTTCTCTGCTTTTGTAGTGTCGGCCCACTTTAGAGGTGTACAGTTGCAactaacacagacacaatcCATGTTTAGTGGAAGGGTGGTCAATTAGAAGGTGATTTAGAGATGTTCATTATAGGAATAACTCCCAAAGTGAAACAACAGTTTCTTGTATCATGTGCATATTCATCATAAAGGTCCATATTTCTGTTTATTTGTCTCGTTTTCTCGATATCTTATGAGGGGAGTCGTGCTATAAACAGGTTCATATATCCATCATCACCTTCTTCAATTGATTCTTTTGTATCCTGGTCAGGACACCAAAGTGCTTAGATATTTCCAATTATTGGGAATGTGTCAGCGTGGCCTCAGTAATTAAAGCCTAATCAGCCGGGGTGAATTCAGAGTGCAATCCTCATCAAGGTTTCATTAGTGTCCACCTGCCTCCGCCACCCAGaagcacccctcctcctcttggtCTTTAATAGTCCAGTGACCCGAGAGAAACGCAAAACGTGGGGGTTTGAGACCTGAGAGGCCGTTGCCAGAGACTGTTTAGCTGTACGGTCTgaatccctccctcactctctcatttctcatacccccccccccacacccaagaaaaaaagaaaggaaaatgaaGTCTGCTAAAACACATGCAAGGactgagagaagaaagagaaccaTTTAGTGAAGCCTCAGTGGACACCTGCAAAGGCATTAAAGAGTGGTCTTGTGCCGTGGAGAGAACACCTGGGCATCCAGCACAGTGTGTGCTTGACTGGCAGTGTGAAGTCACACCtggcacaggggggggggggagagagagagagagagagagagagagagagagagagagagagagagagagagagagagagagatacattaATCCCCCCACCACCCTTTCTCGATGGGGTCATGCATTATGTAGGGaactcttttctcttttccccatctccccacctcccgcTCTGCAGTAAAAATAGACGGGCCGACCTGTGAGCTTCCAGCTCTTTCTGCTTCTGACACCTCGCGTTTCCCAGGTGCAGCAGGCTAGGGTTCTTATCTCAACAGACTGATGATTAATGATCATGTTAGTGTGACAGTATGGCAAACATGCTTAGGCATAGCAGCAGGTCCAGGGACAATACATCAGACATGCACCTCTGTATCTGGGCTCCGTTTTTTTCTATAGAGACACAGATTGTAATGGATGGGCTGTGAGCAGAGTCTAAATCGgtacagagagatggagcaaAGCGGCTTGTGGCTGAAGGGTACAGTATTGCTGAGTGTTGAAGTGAATGCCAAAGTAAACCATCCTGAGGGAGACACAGTTGGGGCTGTCTGAGACTGCTACCTCAAGGTCAATTTGagcgcgtgtctgtgtgtgtgtgcagtgcaggCTGTGTGCTTGGATCAAGTATCTTTTTAAAGCATTGAAAGTGACCCGCCCCATAAAGATCATGGTCATAAATCGGTCTGAAGCATCATTTTCCCTCAGGATCACCACCAGCTGCTGCAGCTCACTATCCATTTCTTCTACAACATTGTTCATACTCAATGTGTCTCGATTAAAGAGCAGGTTTTACAGCTTGTGTAAGTTAGGGTGCTATTATAAAGATATAGCAAAGGGAATGGGTATCTTGAGAGTTATAAATAGAAGTACCTCAAAAGCCTACCTAGCTGGTAGCCTTTCCCATTCAAAACCACGACTCATATTCACGAAGGAGTGTTGACCAAAGACTTAATTTAAAACTTACAAATGTTCCATTATTAAAATGATTATCAATTAATATTCCTATCCTCAAAGTAGATAAGGTTACGGTTTATATTCAGGTCAAGTCAgatgtactttttttttttttactggtgcGAAGATGACGACTGGTCAGCGACTGGTAGAATACTGTATTTTCAATTTGATGTCTGGCCTGGCCATGTAAATGGATTTGCTATTGTTGTAACAGCGCGCTCAGAGAAAGGGTTATGCTGCCCCCATCTGGACGAACAAAGCACAGTCTTTCTCCTAGCTTTAATTTTACATGCTGAAATCTAAAGAACCAAAAattaaatagaatacaacatAATTGAATATCTATAAGCTTACAGAACCAAGCCAACACATCTATAATGATTTGTGTATTGTTCACAGAAACGATCAACTTGTGTTTTCTTCCGGTCTTCACCGCCCTTTAAATGCATACTTAATTCATATGCATAGGGATTTTTATTATTCACTATTCGCTTCTGGTGTCTTTTATTGTCATCAAATGTGTAGGATTGTAACTTGCGCATTTCGATTGACTTTCCGTTTATGTGCGAGAACGTTCGTGTGTCTCGGTAAACTTCGTGGCATTTCGGCAACACTCGTTTAGAATCGAGCCCTGTCGATAGAGCTGATTTTCGTCGTCTCCCTAGCCCTCTTCTCCGTGTTGTTGTTCTCGGTGACGCGACGGAGGTGTAGCCTGACGCGGTCTCTTACGTGTCGGTCTGAATAAAAGTGGAGCTCCGTGGACCCGGGAGTGACGAAGCGAGTCTGTGTCGGGTAAGAGGATCAGCATCCGATGTAGCAGAGATAGATAGAAGACTTTCCAGACAGGTGTTTCATAAAGATCAGTACAAACCTAACAAAGAAATCATGGCGGCGGTGTTGCAGAGCCACACAAAATGAGTCAGTCTGCatggctagcaagctagctatgCGAGTGAGAGACTTGGAAAGGGAGTGGGGCTTGCGTTCTCAACGTTTGGAATAAATATTCAAGCATGCCTGGCTTTCTATCTGGATAGATGCACATTAGCGTTGCTACTTCAGTGTGCCCTTTAATGTCAAAGAGCATGTTGGATATTAAAAACGTTTCTAATTTCCCTATTGCAATGTAGCTAGCCGGTTTGCTATCTAGATATGCTAGCTCCGTTAGCTTCTAAATGCCGTGCAAACTGGCATGCACTGCACCAGGCATAGCTACCTAGCTAACTTTCCCCACAAGCAGTTTGACATTTTTGTTCACAATTAACCAGCCAGGTTGTCGCACAAAATAAAGGAAAAACCAGCATGGTTTAATAAACTATATTGAATACACACCATCGTCTCTATTTTATTCTTTTGCATCGCATTGAAGACACCCAAGTGGTTTTACTTGCCAGCTGAAGTGCTAACCTATGAAAAAAGGCGGCAACACAATATGACTAGCAAGTTTTGACATGCAGCCACCCGTTAACGTTATACATTGGACATGCTTTGCAAGTGTCTGATATATACAATACGTTTAGCACATGTGTATCTATATCCAATTTACTATATGCTGTTGTGAAAAGTAATTATTGGTATTTAGTAAAATAGTATTTACAGAACGGTGGCTCTCATACTGGAAATAATGTCCAGTTATGGCCAATAACACCGACCCCTATATCCAGCTAAATAGATGACCATGGAAGCGGGTGCCGAAGCACAGCAAGGAGGTGAAACGGCAATTTCTGAGTCAGATGCCCAACAGATTGCCACCCTGGCACAGGTACACTCATACATACCGGTAAACAGAAACTATCCTTACCAAAGCACTTGCTTTTCTCATCGTGTATTTTAATATCGATTaaacatttgactgcagataaaGAGGTTGTAGATTCATATCCCTCTGGAcagtatgtcactttggataaaaggttAATCATGAATCCATCATGATTATTAATACAGTAGCAAAGTAACAAGTAAAGTTTACGAGGGTAGTTGACAGTTGTGTTTGGAAACGGGAAAGAcactgtgtgtaagtgtctcACCTCTatgtctctggctgtgtggcCTCTGGGATGCAGGTTTCCATGGCTACAGGACAGGTGTCTTCAAGTGGATCCACTGTGACCCTGGTGCAGCTCCCCAATGGCCAGACAGTGCAGGTGCATGGAGTCATCCAGGCCGCCCAGCCCTCTGTCATCCAGTCCCCACAGGTGCAGACTGTTCAGGTGAGCaggcccccccctctccaagcCACACAGATTATACCTGCTGCTAAATGCCATGAGTCTATAAAATGCAGATCAGCTAGTGAATGATGTTTGCTCTGACAGATATCTACTGTGGCTGAGAGCGAGGACTCTCAGGAGTCAGTGGACAGTGTAACAGACTgtcagaagagaagagagattcTGTCTAGACGCCCCTCATACAGGTAACCCCTATCCCCCCTCCAATGTCAGTTTTTTCCTTCTTCAtatgctccctcccccccccctttttttgtcATGAAAAGCACACAAAAGGAAGATTGTCAGATTGTattagaaagacagaaagagattgagagagactcAAGTGTGCGTCCCCCCCCGCAGAAAAATCCTGAACGACCTCTCGTCAGACGCACCGGCAGTCCCACGGATCGAGGAGGAGAAGTCAGAGGACGACTCGGCCCCTGCTATCACCACCGTCACCATGCCCACTCCCATCTACCAGACCAGCAGTGGCCAGTACAgtaagtaccccccccccccccccccgccacagaCCATGTCAATAATAAACTTTTCCACTGTATTTTGGTTCAAAATGTGACCCTCCAAATATCTACCTGTA encodes:
- the LOC124462753 gene encoding cyclic AMP-responsive element-binding protein 1 isoform X1, which encodes MTMEAGAEAQQGGETAISESDAQQIATLAQVHSYIPVSMATGQVSSSGSTVTLVQLPNGQTVQVHGVIQAAQPSVIQSPQVQTVQISTVAESEDSQESVDSVTDCQKRREILSRRPSYRKILNDLSSDAPAVPRIEEEKSEDDSAPAITTVTMPTPIYQTSSGQYIAITQGGAIQLANNGTDGVQGLQTLTMTNAASQQGTTILQYAQTSDGQQILVPSNQVVVQAASGDVQAYQIRTAPTSTIAPGVVMASSPSLPSQGGTEEVTRKREVRLMKNREAARECRRKKKEYVKCLENRVAVLENQNKTLIEELKALKDLYCHKSE
- the LOC124462753 gene encoding cyclic AMP-responsive element-binding protein 1 isoform X2, translating into MTMEAGAEAQQGGETAISESDAQQIATLAQVSMATGQVSSSGSTVTLVQLPNGQTVQVHGVIQAAQPSVIQSPQVQTVQISTVAESEDSQESVDSVTDCQKRREILSRRPSYRKILNDLSSDAPAVPRIEEEKSEDDSAPAITTVTMPTPIYQTSSGQYIAITQGGAIQLANNGTDGVQGLQTLTMTNAASQQGTTILQYAQTSDGQQILVPSNQVVVQAASGDVQAYQIRTAPTSTIAPGVVMASSPSLPSQGGTEEVTRKREVRLMKNREAARECRRKKKEYVKCLENRVAVLENQNKTLIEELKALKDLYCHKSE